From a single Tursiops truncatus isolate mTurTru1 chromosome 20, mTurTru1.mat.Y, whole genome shotgun sequence genomic region:
- the H3-3B gene encoding histone H3.3, translating into MARTKQTARKSTGGKAPRKQLATKAARKSAPSTGGVKKPHRYRPGTVALREIRRYQKSTELLIRKLPFQRLVREIAQDFKTDLRFQSAAIGALQEASEAYLVGLFEDTNLCAIHAKRVTIMPKDIQLARRIRGERA; encoded by the exons ATGGCCCGAACCAAGCAGACTGCTCGTAAGTCCACGGGTGGCAAAGCGCCCCGCAAACAGCTGGCCACTAAAGCCGCCAGGAAAAGCGCCCCCTCTACCGGCGGGGTGAAAAAACCTCATCGCTACAG GCCCGGGACCGTTGCGCTTCGAGAAATCCGTCGTTACCAGAAATCCACCGAGCTTCTGATCCGGAAGCTGCCTTTCCAGAGGTTGGTGAGGGAGATCGCCCAGGATTTCAAAACCGACTTGAGGTTCCAGAGTGCCGCCATTGGTGCGCTTCAG GAGGCTAGTGAAGCGTACCTGGTGGGTTTGTTTGAAGATACTAATCTGTGTGCCATCCACGCTAAGAGAGTCACCATCATGCCCAAAGACATCCAGTTGGCTCGCCGGATACGGGGAGAGAGAGCTTAA